A portion of the Tamandua tetradactyla isolate mTamTet1 chromosome 16, mTamTet1.pri, whole genome shotgun sequence genome contains these proteins:
- the CEBPA gene encoding CCAAT/enhancer-binding protein alpha: protein MESADFYEAEPRPPMSSHLQSPPHAPGSAAFGFPRGPGPAQPPAQPAALEPLGGICEHETSIDISAYIDPAAFNDEFLADLFQHSRQQEKAKAAAAPVGGGGDYDYPGAPAGPGGAVMPGGAHGPPPGYGCAAAGYLDGRLEPLYERVGAPALRPLVIKQEPREEDEAKQLALAGLFPYQPPPPPPPPHSHPPSAHLAAPHLQFQIAHCGQTTMHLQPGHPTPPPTPVPSPHPAPALGSAGLPGPGGALKGLAAAHPDLRTGGGAGKAKKSVDKNSNEYRVRRERNNIAVRKSRDKAKQRNVETQQKVLELTSDNDRLRKRVEQLSRELDTLRGIFRQLPESSLVKAMGNCA from the coding sequence ATGGAGTCGGCCGACTTCTACGAGGCGGAGCCGCGGCCCCCGATGAGCAGCCACCTCCAGAGTCCCCCGCACGCGCCTGGCAGCGCCGCCTTCGGTTTTCCCCGGGGCCCGGGCCCCGCGCAGCCCCCAGCTCAACCTGCCGCTCTAGAGCCTCTGGGCGGTATCTGCGAACACGAGACGTCCATCGACATCAGCGCCTACATCGACCCGGCCGCCTTTAACGACGAGTTCCTGGCCGACCTGTTCCAGCACAGCCGGCAGCAGGAGAAGGCCAAGGCGGCCGCGGCCCCCGTGGGCGGCGGCGGCGACTACGACTACCCGGGCGCCCCCGCGGGCCCCGGCGGCGCAGTCATGCCCGGGGGAGCGCACGGACCCCCTCCCGGCTACGGCTGCGCGGCGGCCGGCTACCTGGACGGAAGGTTGGAGCCCCTGTACGAGCGCGTCGGGGCGCCGGCGCTGCGGCCGCTGGTGATCAAGCAGGAGCCGCGCGAGGAGGACGAGGCGAAGCAGCTGGCGCTGGCTGGCCTCTTCCCCtaccagccgccgccgccgcccccgccgccgcaCTCGCACCCGCCGTCCGCACACCTGGCCGCCCCGCACCTGCAGTTCCAGATCGCTCACTGCGGCCAGACCACCATGCACCTGCAGCCCGGCCACCCCACGCCGCCGCCCACGCCCGTGCCCAGCCCGCACCCAGCGCCCGCTCTCGGCTCCGCGGGCCTACCCGGCCCTGGCGGCGCGCTCAAGGGGCTGGCCGCCGCGCACCCCGACCTCCGCACGGGCGGCGGCGCGGGCAAGGCCAAGAAGTCGGTAGACAAGAACAGCAACGAATACCGGGTGCGGCGCGAGCGCAACAACATTGCGGTGCGCAAGAGCCGCGACAAGGCCAAGCAGCGCAACGTGGAGACGCAGCAGAAGGTGCTGGAGCTGACCAGTGACAATGACCGCCTGCGCAAGCGGGTGGAACAGTTGAGCCGCGAACTGGACACTCTGCGGGGCATCTTCCGCCAGCTGCCCGAGAGCTCCCTGGTAAAGGCCATGGGCAACTGCGCGTGA